The following proteins come from a genomic window of Leptospira andrefontaineae:
- a CDS encoding formate hydrogenase, whose product MSADLSYLIILLTGVVILLENRLKRVVILLGIQGFLLLLPLYQEESGDGFHSIFLAAMVIVFKGFLTPIILFWTARRIHSPESTFPKVGYLPTLALLFAGAAACYFFMDMVSAFFGKSHQYGLLYVLLLIYIGVIGFIVRRNWIGVIACFSIFENGTFLLTLLLKSGVPIGSEFGSFLDAVLIIGAGAALRINSEQYKGEVSR is encoded by the coding sequence ATGAGCGCAGACCTTAGTTATCTTATCATTCTACTGACCGGTGTGGTCATTCTTTTAGAGAACAGGCTCAAGAGGGTAGTTATCCTTTTGGGAATCCAAGGTTTTCTTTTACTCCTTCCTTTATACCAAGAAGAAAGTGGAGACGGTTTCCATTCTATCTTTTTAGCGGCAATGGTGATCGTATTCAAAGGGTTCCTAACTCCTATCATTCTTTTTTGGACAGCGAGAAGAATACATTCACCTGAATCAACTTTTCCTAAAGTAGGATATCTTCCTACACTCGCACTTTTATTCGCGGGTGCAGCGGCATGTTACTTCTTTATGGATATGGTTTCCGCATTTTTCGGAAAATCACATCAATACGGCTTATTGTATGTGCTTCTTCTAATATACATCGGTGTGATCGGTTTTATTGTAAGAAGGAACTGGATTGGTGTGATCGCATGTTTTAGTATCTTTGAGAACGGAACATTTTTACTCACTCTACTCCTAAAATCGGGAGTCCCCATAGGGAGTGAGTTTGGTTCCTTCTTAGACGCGGTCCTAATTATCGGTGCAGGCGCCGCACTCAGGATCAATAGCGAACAATATAAGGGAGAAGTGTCCAGATGA
- a CDS encoding NADH-quinone oxidoreductase subunit H encodes MVTATFLLGILIQILAFISLPFLCGGILQKIRAYAQGRRGAPVLQILYDTVRMIKKSPIDGPFSGFFSESSAIFAFAFGLVLWSLVSFEWASLLLIPFLIGMIRFATVAYAVENGTSFGGMGAARETLLFIFGEPILILVLVVLESNVVFHENFAHISFAILFFLGATLIVLSELAKPPFDDPRTHLELTMVHEAMLLEASGRTRAFFELAHQFKTASLFLLLTKLGLEHMEVFLGVSSVPIWKELASFGGAILLSALIGYWEANSTRRKWIWIPELLGLNFIFMLILGILLKLGK; translated from the coding sequence ATGGTCACAGCTACTTTCTTATTGGGCATTCTGATCCAGATCTTAGCCTTTATATCCCTTCCTTTCTTATGCGGAGGAATTCTCCAAAAGATCAGAGCTTATGCTCAAGGTAGAAGAGGTGCACCTGTTCTGCAGATACTTTATGATACCGTTCGAATGATCAAAAAAAGTCCTATAGACGGTCCTTTCTCCGGATTTTTCTCTGAAAGTTCTGCAATATTCGCTTTTGCTTTCGGATTAGTTTTATGGTCTCTGGTTTCTTTCGAATGGGCTTCCTTATTACTGATCCCATTTTTAATAGGAATGATCCGATTTGCAACTGTGGCTTACGCAGTTGAGAACGGAACTTCTTTCGGTGGGATGGGAGCAGCAAGAGAAACTCTTCTTTTCATTTTCGGAGAACCAATTCTGATCTTAGTACTTGTAGTATTAGAATCTAACGTAGTATTTCACGAAAACTTCGCACATATTTCTTTTGCGATCTTGTTTTTCTTAGGAGCTACATTGATCGTTCTTTCCGAACTCGCCAAACCACCATTTGATGATCCAAGAACTCACTTAGAACTTACAATGGTTCACGAAGCGATGTTACTCGAAGCATCCGGAAGAACTAGAGCATTCTTTGAACTGGCTCACCAATTCAAAACAGCTTCTTTGTTCTTACTCCTCACCAAACTGGGACTGGAACATATGGAAGTATTCTTAGGAGTTTCTTCTGTTCCGATATGGAAAGAGTTAGCTTCCTTCGGAGGAGCAATTCTCCTTTCCGCGTTAATCGGTTATTGGGAAGCAAATAGCACAAGAAGAAAATGGATCTGGATCCCGGAATTACTCGGACTGAATTTTATCTTCATGCTAATCTTGGGAATTCTTCTAAAACTAGGTAAATAA
- a CDS encoding alginate export family protein — protein MFQFLIKNPQVQKFAGSSSLVLIFLVFGSQGIFAQTANKGTVTAEPNPTATPAVPQKTAAEEEDSYVSPMKSGGLTPDYTRSMFFEPELGKKVANHKKAWLNDWIRIGAYVRPRYEDRYNLAFDKSNKGYTSRAMQTSQVFFIIDPSPYFSAKVTLQDARVWGGETAASVGDVRANVFDAAGTTTTSNPAAAGGTTIPSQTTVREAFVMLKKLPLDAKVQFGRQILAYGDQRLLGGANWTINGLSYDGARIMFDQDNYKIHFFGTKIAANQNGVNGVVSANAPVTITDPVTKKATVVNPGQPDQYIVGTYNSVTAKDWFTLDVYSIGLLTKKTAIAGAKSDLDLYNNSWAKQQSDLITTGFRITNRTANNNLPKDGFWGAWDWAIESAWQSGATGQRNVKDPLLDSYVQQNIAGMAGQSYGTQAQKYSGSMHVLQTGYTFFEKLRAGFQYTYASGDNNRTDGSNGTFQTLTNPRFGVFPYWNNVAGLSENIDVKNLSSYNINFSYKTDHYGTFYAAYIINNKVQTQDAWYAINGTANTGASTESNGVGQTTISVGGTGKNIYNEFDLTWMYVVNDYVSIWIGGGILTAGNAVKNQRNALYHYNLQPVGTESAGLHLNTGVATGANGTASMAHMFFFQVNAGF, from the coding sequence ATGTTTCAATTTCTTATAAAGAATCCGCAAGTTCAAAAATTTGCAGGAAGTTCAAGTTTAGTATTAATATTCCTTGTGTTCGGTTCTCAAGGTATTTTCGCTCAAACAGCGAACAAAGGTACCGTTACAGCCGAACCTAATCCTACTGCAACTCCAGCCGTTCCTCAGAAAACCGCTGCCGAAGAAGAGGATAGCTATGTATCTCCTATGAAATCAGGCGGTTTAACTCCTGACTACACAAGGAGTATGTTTTTCGAACCAGAACTCGGGAAAAAAGTCGCCAACCATAAAAAAGCATGGCTGAACGATTGGATCCGTATCGGAGCCTATGTTCGCCCTAGATACGAGGACAGATACAATCTAGCATTCGATAAGTCGAATAAAGGTTATACATCCAGGGCGATGCAAACCTCTCAGGTCTTCTTCATTATAGATCCGAGCCCTTATTTTTCCGCAAAAGTCACTCTTCAAGATGCAAGAGTTTGGGGAGGGGAAACTGCTGCTAGTGTAGGAGATGTTCGTGCAAACGTATTCGATGCAGCAGGTACAACTACCACTAGCAATCCGGCTGCTGCAGGCGGGACCACTATCCCAAGCCAAACCACGGTTCGAGAAGCCTTCGTAATGTTAAAAAAACTACCTTTGGACGCAAAAGTCCAGTTCGGTAGACAGATTTTAGCATACGGAGACCAGAGATTATTAGGTGGAGCAAACTGGACGATAAACGGTCTGTCGTATGACGGAGCTCGTATCATGTTTGATCAAGACAATTATAAGATCCATTTCTTTGGAACTAAAATTGCCGCCAATCAAAACGGTGTAAACGGAGTAGTTTCGGCTAACGCTCCGGTCACTATCACAGATCCTGTTACTAAAAAAGCAACAGTTGTGAATCCTGGACAACCGGACCAGTACATAGTAGGTACTTATAACTCTGTAACTGCGAAAGATTGGTTTACTCTGGATGTTTATTCCATCGGACTTTTGACCAAAAAAACCGCGATAGCTGGAGCTAAATCGGACTTAGATCTATATAATAACTCTTGGGCAAAACAGCAAAGCGACCTGATTACCACCGGTTTCAGGATCACTAATAGAACTGCAAATAACAATCTTCCTAAGGACGGATTCTGGGGAGCTTGGGATTGGGCAATCGAAAGCGCCTGGCAGAGTGGAGCTACAGGACAAAGAAACGTAAAAGATCCACTTTTAGATTCTTACGTTCAGCAAAATATCGCAGGAATGGCCGGACAAAGTTACGGCACTCAAGCTCAAAAATATTCCGGATCAATGCATGTTCTCCAAACAGGTTATACTTTCTTTGAAAAATTAAGAGCAGGTTTTCAATATACCTACGCATCCGGGGATAATAATCGCACTGATGGAAGTAACGGAACATTCCAAACTCTTACAAACCCACGATTCGGAGTATTTCCTTATTGGAATAACGTAGCAGGTCTTTCAGAGAATATCGATGTTAAAAACTTAAGTTCTTATAATATCAATTTTTCGTATAAGACCGACCATTACGGAACATTCTACGCTGCATATATCATCAATAATAAGGTGCAAACCCAGGATGCTTGGTATGCGATCAATGGTACTGCAAATACAGGAGCTTCTACGGAAAGTAATGGTGTAGGGCAGACTACGATCTCAGTTGGCGGAACTGGCAAAAATATTTATAACGAGTTCGACTTAACTTGGATGTACGTTGTAAATGATTATGTTTCGATCTGGATCGGTGGTGGTATCTTGACTGCAGGTAATGCTGTTAAGAATCAGAGAAACGCTCTCTATCATTACAATCTTCAACCTGTTGGAACTGAATCAGCAGGTCTTCATTTAAATACAGGAGTTGCGACAGGAGCGAACGGAACAGCCTCAATGGCTCATATGTTCTTCTTCCAAGTAAACGCAGGCTTCTAA
- a CDS encoding helix-turn-helix domain-containing protein, producing the protein MKQSSLRIRNTFLTNIYFRFLILFFLGILGVNFLSAAPTLPNAEIIRLNPSSPVENISSKMEYRYRGYQFRHCKPETISSLHQLEWHHNAGNVLRLKRSHSGNWLRFRLANDGTEQLHRTLVLLWLNVPDAELCSVDSKGNFEAGFAGYDLDPIWNDFISPLPHFNIRLEPKEERTFYLYVLSNEDINYPVRLLSEDDYMVIVRLRSVLFLSVGFVLFLAFGYNLYLYYKSRKALFLALPIHLISVGATLYFLHGKEFASIVGNENNLFRHNYFLFLGITHIAFFFYLAAWNKENSGLVYRSPFFWLVCFAGILYPLIPLYQFWYDHRILVLVLNYGCMLFYFGKTHISSIRNNTVYEMFFISVWGIFLLLDLYKTIFHFDFYPYNRMAVFGVLYYLPPLTVFVSLLSREILRRKEEEGSNRKTHLSSLDVKDFVIKIESLLEKEKIYLTKSLKEEHMAKELGITIHQLSELINTEFKTNFPSLINQYRVEEAKVLLNEFPDENTTEIGAKAGFSSRSAFYLEFKKLTGTNPNSYRKESSGKGA; encoded by the coding sequence ATGAAACAATCCAGCTTAAGAATCCGAAATACTTTCTTAACTAATATCTATTTTCGATTTTTGATCTTATTCTTCCTGGGTATTCTTGGAGTAAATTTTTTAAGCGCAGCTCCTACTCTTCCTAACGCGGAAATCATTCGATTAAATCCCTCTTCCCCTGTGGAAAATATCAGTTCTAAGATGGAATATAGGTATAGAGGATACCAATTCCGGCATTGTAAACCGGAAACAATTTCTTCTCTCCATCAATTGGAATGGCACCATAATGCTGGAAACGTTTTACGTCTAAAAAGAAGCCACTCCGGAAATTGGCTTAGGTTCAGGCTCGCAAATGACGGAACTGAACAACTTCATAGGACTTTGGTTTTGCTTTGGCTGAATGTTCCGGACGCAGAACTTTGTTCAGTGGATTCCAAGGGAAATTTCGAGGCAGGATTTGCCGGATACGACCTTGATCCTATCTGGAATGACTTTATTTCCCCACTTCCCCATTTTAATATACGTTTGGAACCTAAAGAAGAAAGGACCTTCTACCTCTACGTATTATCCAACGAAGATATCAATTACCCTGTTCGATTATTATCTGAAGATGATTATATGGTGATCGTTAGATTGAGATCCGTTCTATTTTTAAGCGTAGGGTTCGTGCTGTTCTTAGCTTTCGGATATAATCTATATTTATACTATAAATCCAGAAAGGCTTTGTTTTTGGCCTTACCTATTCATTTAATTTCTGTGGGAGCCACATTATATTTTTTGCATGGGAAAGAATTTGCGTCCATCGTTGGAAATGAGAATAACCTATTTCGTCATAATTACTTCTTATTTCTGGGGATCACTCATATTGCCTTTTTCTTCTATTTGGCCGCATGGAATAAGGAAAATTCAGGTTTAGTCTACAGATCTCCATTCTTCTGGCTAGTATGTTTTGCAGGTATCTTATATCCTCTCATACCACTTTATCAATTCTGGTACGATCATAGGATCCTAGTTTTAGTACTCAATTACGGATGTATGTTATTCTATTTTGGGAAGACCCATATTTCTTCCATAAGGAATAATACTGTCTACGAAATGTTCTTTATTTCGGTTTGGGGGATTTTCCTACTTCTGGATCTGTATAAGACAATTTTCCATTTCGACTTCTACCCTTATAATAGAATGGCAGTGTTTGGTGTATTGTATTACCTCCCTCCTTTGACTGTATTCGTTTCATTATTATCCAGAGAGATATTGAGAAGGAAAGAGGAAGAAGGTTCCAATCGTAAAACCCATCTTTCTTCCTTGGATGTGAAAGACTTTGTAATAAAGATTGAATCCTTATTGGAAAAAGAAAAAATTTATCTAACCAAGTCTTTAAAAGAAGAGCATATGGCCAAAGAACTTGGGATCACGATCCATCAACTTTCCGAGCTGATCAATACTGAGTTTAAGACAAATTTCCCTTCTTTGATCAATCAATACAGGGTCGAAGAAGCTAAAGTATTGTTAAATGAGTTCCCGGATGAGAATACGACGGAGATAGGTGCAAAGGCGGGATTTAGTTCCAGATCAGCATTCTATCTGGAATTCAAAAAGTTGACTGGAACTAACCCAAACTCTTATCGTAAAGAAAGTAGCGGCAAAGGCGCTTAA
- a CDS encoding proton-conducting transporter membrane subunit codes for MTVLAYLSVITSLLAPFLIGNVLGVDFFGKDSSIGLGLSLQAILGGFIAVYVYGYEKERKALVIFGYAVFFLSTGICYLVGKSLWLVLFWELSTISAFLLYIGGKWNDASIRSFVALVAAGGIGAFFFTFWIFSNDPRSGLFFLILGLLIKSAFFGVHFWLPEAHAGAPAHASAAYSGLLVNLPLVLFSKFALPLLPGTHYATILIPLAGIGVLWAGITALFSREVKKSIAYSTVENMNFLWLSLLISAYWQSSEQESLRMLSKAFGVLFLISLVHHSISKTFQFLFFGYLTKLSGKSESDENTGIGRISGIPTFLAAIGTMSFLAIPGTTGFLSESTFIKLLSAVLEVTDTSAALVLPLLILVCTGLAVGAAAHLKLFLGLVLSRPRTNFEDHGKNTTINVSLFLTGALVLVSPLIILSLTNYYAVRVEWLDSSWFRGIGILNVIGLVILLSVGLLGLRHKIKERKLWDCGGLFGGSEVAITSSALSDPLAAPLGRYFADEAGNSRLDKGFIKILLRILSSLKAKIRGADDESISVDLTYSSFTVLTILIVIIIVRLAEGDIWSQLLSYWAF; via the coding sequence ATGACAGTATTGGCTTATCTATCCGTCATAACTTCTCTTCTCGCACCTTTTCTAATAGGGAATGTGCTTGGAGTGGATTTTTTCGGGAAAGATAGTTCGATCGGTCTTGGGTTATCTCTCCAAGCGATACTAGGTGGCTTTATAGCCGTATATGTTTACGGTTATGAAAAAGAAAGAAAGGCGTTGGTCATTTTTGGCTACGCCGTTTTTTTTCTAAGCACAGGGATTTGTTACCTGGTAGGAAAAAGTTTGTGGTTAGTCCTTTTCTGGGAATTATCCACGATAAGCGCCTTTCTTCTGTATATTGGAGGCAAATGGAATGACGCCTCCATCCGAAGTTTCGTAGCCTTAGTTGCTGCGGGAGGGATCGGGGCCTTCTTCTTTACATTCTGGATCTTTTCAAATGATCCAAGATCCGGTTTATTTTTCCTGATCTTGGGACTTTTGATCAAGTCCGCTTTTTTTGGAGTTCATTTCTGGTTGCCGGAAGCTCACGCAGGAGCACCTGCACATGCTTCCGCGGCTTATTCTGGCTTATTAGTAAATTTGCCTCTTGTATTATTTTCCAAATTTGCTCTTCCACTTTTGCCTGGAACCCATTATGCAACAATCCTAATACCGTTAGCCGGAATCGGAGTATTATGGGCCGGTATCACCGCATTATTTAGTAGAGAAGTCAAAAAATCCATCGCATATAGCACAGTGGAGAATATGAACTTCTTATGGTTGAGCCTACTTATTTCCGCTTATTGGCAATCCAGTGAGCAAGAAAGTTTAAGAATGCTAAGTAAGGCATTCGGAGTTCTCTTCCTGATCTCCCTGGTACATCATAGTATCAGTAAAACATTCCAGTTCTTATTCTTCGGATACCTTACTAAATTATCAGGGAAATCCGAATCGGATGAAAACACAGGTATTGGAAGGATCAGTGGAATTCCTACATTCTTAGCTGCAATCGGAACCATGAGTTTTCTCGCGATTCCCGGAACTACGGGCTTCTTATCCGAGTCCACATTTATCAAATTATTATCTGCAGTTTTAGAAGTTACCGATACAAGTGCAGCACTTGTTCTTCCACTTCTAATCTTAGTCTGCACCGGTTTAGCGGTGGGAGCAGCGGCTCACTTAAAACTTTTCCTTGGACTTGTTCTTTCCAGGCCTCGTACAAATTTCGAAGATCATGGGAAGAATACTACCATCAATGTTTCCTTATTTTTGACCGGTGCCTTGGTACTAGTCTCACCCTTGATCATCTTAAGTCTCACAAACTATTATGCAGTGAGAGTGGAATGGTTGGATTCCTCTTGGTTTAGAGGGATTGGGATCTTAAACGTAATCGGTTTAGTTATACTGTTAAGCGTAGGGTTGTTAGGACTCAGACATAAGATCAAAGAGAGAAAACTGTGGGATTGTGGCGGCTTATTCGGCGGATCGGAGGTAGCGATCACGAGTTCGGCTCTTTCCGATCCGCTAGCCGCTCCTTTAGGCAGATATTTTGCCGATGAGGCTGGAAATTCCAGATTAGACAAAGGATTCATTAAGATTTTATTAAGAATTCTTTCCTCTTTGAAAGCTAAGATCAGAGGAGCGGATGATGAATCCATTTCCGTAGACTTAACTTATTCTTCTTTCACTGTATTAACAATTTTGATCGTAATCATCATCGTTCGTCTTGCGGAGGGAGACATATGGTCACAGCTACTTTCTTATTGGGCATTCTGA
- a CDS encoding sodium-dependent bicarbonate transport family permease: protein MADSAIIQNILNPPVLFFFLGMGVIIFKSDLVIPEALSKFFSMYLLFAIGFKGGHELFKTPFSSEHALTLLACSVMATLVPIYAYYILKIKLEKHNAAALAGSFGSISAVTFVTAGAYLHNLNIEYGGFIVAGMALMESPAIVIAVILDRLSKNKANGGGSINWKALLHEALFGSSIYLLVGALIVGYLTGDSGWNAEKPFTEDLFKGILTFFLLDMGISAAKRFKELTHVGFFLIAAAIILMVINASVGLLLTKAIHMPEGDALMFVVLCASASYIAVPAAMKDMIPEANPSIYLTVALSIVFPINIILGIPLYHYLVKAIM, encoded by the coding sequence ATGGCAGATTCGGCGATTATACAGAACATACTTAACCCACCGGTACTGTTCTTCTTTTTAGGAATGGGAGTCATCATCTTCAAATCAGATTTGGTGATCCCTGAGGCACTTTCGAAATTCTTTTCGATGTATCTACTTTTCGCTATCGGGTTCAAGGGAGGTCACGAGCTATTTAAGACTCCTTTTAGTTCCGAGCATGCGCTGACCCTATTAGCATGTAGTGTTATGGCTACTTTGGTGCCGATCTACGCGTATTATATTCTTAAGATCAAATTAGAAAAGCATAACGCTGCTGCTTTGGCCGGATCATTCGGGTCCATCAGTGCGGTGACCTTCGTAACTGCTGGTGCTTACCTTCATAATTTGAATATCGAATACGGTGGTTTCATCGTTGCAGGTATGGCTCTTATGGAATCTCCAGCAATCGTGATCGCGGTTATTTTGGATAGACTTTCCAAAAACAAAGCGAACGGCGGCGGATCCATTAACTGGAAAGCGCTTCTTCATGAAGCATTATTTGGATCTTCCATCTATCTTTTAGTAGGTGCATTGATCGTAGGTTATTTAACCGGAGACAGCGGCTGGAATGCTGAGAAACCGTTCACTGAGGACTTATTTAAAGGAATCCTAACATTCTTCCTTTTGGATATGGGGATCTCCGCAGCAAAAAGATTCAAAGAACTTACTCACGTAGGCTTCTTTTTGATCGCTGCAGCAATCATATTAATGGTGATCAACGCGAGCGTAGGCTTACTTCTCACTAAGGCGATTCATATGCCGGAAGGGGATGCATTAATGTTCGTAGTTCTTTGCGCTTCCGCTTCTTATATCGCGGTTCCTGCGGCAATGAAGGATATGATCCCGGAAGCGAATCCGAGTATTTATCTTACGGTGGCTCTCTCAATCGTATTCCCGATCAATATCATCCTTGGTATTCCATTGTATCACTACTTAGTAAAAGCTATCATGTAG